The Saliniradius amylolyticus DNA segment GTTCCCCTTGAACAGGTCGCCTTCCCACCAAACAGAACCGGCCTCCATTGCCTCCCTTTCGGTGGAGGACATCGGTGGCAGTATCTTTTTGAAGATCTGAAACACAGGCTTAGAGATTAGGTTACGACGGATATCCGCCACCCCCAACACGATGCCCAATGCGATTAACAGAATAATTAACGTGGTCATAGTCATTGCCCCTTAAGCAATATCAAGTACAGATGATTCGGTGTTGGCGGCCGCCATTTGGGGCGCGCCAACACCAGAAGAAATGTAAGGCACCAGCAGTTGGATAATATCTTCCACTCGTACCCGCTGATGGTAGTCTGCCTCGGCAATATCACCGAGCGCCTTGCTGGACGCCATGGTGAAAACGAAGGTGCCAAAAGCAAAATGCAACCGCCAGAAAATTTGCGCCGGCGACAATTCAGGTACCGCCAGATGCACCGCATGTACCAGGGTTTTTAAAGAATCGCCGTAATGGTGCGTGATAAACTTACGCAGATGCCCCTGAGACTCGGAATAGCCACGCCCCAACAAACGCACAAAGATGGCCGTTCCCCCCGGACGTACCTGATTCAGCGATAGCAGCGGCTGCACCAAGCTGGCAAAAACCGACTCAACACTTGGCTTCGACTGACGATGCAACAGATCATCCAGCTGCTGCTGAATAGCCGGCATGGCCTTAGCCAGGTAGCGTTGCAGCACTGCCTGGATAAGCTGCTTTTTAGAGCCAAAATGATAGTTCACCGAGGCCAGGTTCACTCCTGCGTGACTGGTAATTGCTCGCAACGAGGTATCACCAAAGCCATGCTCTGAAAACAACACTTCCGCCGCGTTTAGAATTTGAGATTTGGTATCCGAACTCATTATCAAACAACCGATTCAAACAACAGTTTTAAATTTATGTTTAAGACGGAAA contains these protein-coding regions:
- a CDS encoding TetR/AcrR family transcriptional regulator, which produces MSSDTKSQILNAAEVLFSEHGFGDTSLRAITSHAGVNLASVNYHFGSKKQLIQAVLQRYLAKAMPAIQQQLDDLLHRQSKPSVESVFASLVQPLLSLNQVRPGGTAIFVRLLGRGYSESQGHLRKFITHHYGDSLKTLVHAVHLAVPELSPAQIFWRLHFAFGTFVFTMASSKALGDIAEADYHQRVRVEDIIQLLVPYISSGVGAPQMAAANTESSVLDIA